A portion of the Gossypium arboreum isolate Shixiya-1 chromosome 8, ASM2569848v2, whole genome shotgun sequence genome contains these proteins:
- the LOC108467962 gene encoding kinesin-like protein KIN-14T isoform X3 produces the protein MANLGETIHSLLGFKSHLTSTWVKSVCEIVKKLPSGNEKDDESVAKEISKIKEEIAALTHCINQLNIQRRQLLHDLLDLKGNIRVFCRVRPFTLEESIGGGIGAVVALDTSNLLLKLGDNKTKRYTFDNVFQGSSQDGVFSEVEPVIKSVLDGYNACIFAYGQTGTGKTFTMEGTLDSPGIVPRTIETLFKQALDSNHTFLITFSMLEIYLGNLKDLLLPQATRATDPLPPCLSIQTDPKGGIGIENLVSIQVSDFNQALKLYRLGCQLRSTASTNSNTTSSRSHCMIRISMTCFDAPERRRETNKIWLVDLGGSERVVKTKAWGRRLDEGKAINLSLSALGDVIHALQRKKSHIPYRNSKLTQVLKDSLGEDSKTLMLVHVSPKEEDLCETICSLNFAARVKSVQLGHEESNEVRNQKEAAMKNLQQTNKKIEDERRYIREKIQILNHKLEELTRRGLPLGQQAEACHLSTELGPPSELDLTKNRTGNVRSQLPRFMRSTISSRTKIGMEHQTSLHSRRRRRPSSQRAESVSFPVKNHSECNSDRSISRSTCAVELNRKTSMELDNVTVYSQDTSECDTITVVTNRKSNKCKSTKVLKVDQWLTLHKDEASISGSVPRNKWVSDIPLPEKKHRSNREKKTHILCNDKVFKKQKKASSEVAVSQRVEDKPPTLKDLFAEESNSSFICPPQPTMCLSTGHQQESLDGSLIEYGQGGSLSPPDSCCDGSVHFIDNEDEFYGTPMVEVVEDTEHRPNSSMMKSSSYLLSPDDRISNSQEIFGVPAKALEPEQYHKQVMATEVHGKEDMDASSQSSPQEMRLNLCRPKSQRRFFIDNLKQKDPRMMTLIKSQEISKNQGACCLVKQKVEKSWAIALLGLGFLDLGFNHDFFYGLIR, from the exons ATGGCA AATCTGGGGGAAACCATTCATTCACTGCTGGGATTTAAGTCACATCTAACTTCAACTTGGGTGAAGTCAGTTTGTGAGATAGTAAAGAAATTACCAAGTGGGAACGAAAAGGATGATGAATCAGTTGCAAAAGAAATTTCCAAGATAAAAG AAGAAATAGCTGCCTTAACCCACTGCATAAACCAATTGAACATACAGAGGAGGCAGTTGTTGCATGATTTGTTGGACTTGAAAG GGAACATCCGTGTATTTTGCCGAGTGCGGCCATTCACGTTGGAGGAAAGTATAGGAGGAGGTATAGGAGCTGTAGTAGCTTTGGATACAAGTAACCTCCTTTTAAAACTTGGTGATAACAAAACTAAAAGATATACATTTGACAATGTGTTCCAGGGTTCATCCCAAG ATGGAGTTTTCTCTGAAGTTGAGCCAGTCATCAAGTCAGTCCTCGACGGTTACAATGCCTGCATTTTTGCTTACGGTCAAACAGGAACCGGGAAAACCTTCACAATG GAAGGTACCTTGGATTCCCCAGGAATAGTGCCACGGACGATTGAGACTTTATTCAAGCAAGCACTGGATAGTAACCATACTTTCCTTATCACTTTCAGTATGCTTGAGATTTATTTAGGAAATCTCAAAGACTTGCTTCTACCGCAAGCTACCAGGGCAACAGATCCTTTGCCACCATG cCTTTCAATTCAAACAGATCCAAAGGGAGGAATTGGAATTGAGAACCTGGTTTCCATCCAAGTTAGCGACTTCAACCAAGCTTTGAAGCTGTATAGATTAGGATGCCAACTCAGGTCAACTGCTTCAACAAATTCAAACACAACTTCAAGTAGATCCCACTG CATGATTCGCATTTCGATGACTTGCTTCGATGCTCCTGAGAGGCGACGAGAAACGAATAAAATATGGTTAGTTGACCTTGGAGGAAGTGAGCGAGTTGTGAAGACCAAGGCATGGGGGAGAAGACTTGATGAAGGAAAAGCCATCAATTTGTCTCTTTCTGCTCTTGGAGATGTAATACATGCCCTTCAAAGGAAAAAAAGCCACATACCATACAG GAACAGCAAGCTGACACAAGTTCTTAAAGATTCCCTAG GTGAAGATTCAAAAACACTGATGCTAGTACATGTGAGTCCCAAAGAAGAAGATCTTTGTGAAACAATATGTTCATTAAATTTTGCTGCAAGGGTGAAAAGTGTTCAATTGGGGCATGAGGAGTCCAAT GAAGTAAGAAACCAGAAGGAAGCTGCTATGAAAAACCTGCAGCAGACGAATAAAAAGATTGAAGATGAACGACGATATATTAGAGAAAAGATCCAAATTTTGAACCACAAATTAGAAGAACTGACAAGGAGAGGTCTACCTTTGGGACAGCAAGCAGAGGCTTGTCATTTATCAACTGAACTAGGGCCACCTTCCGAGCTTGACTTGACCAAGAACAGGACTGGAAATGTCAGATCACAGCTGCCTAGATTTATGAGATCAACTATTAGCAGTAGAACAAAAATTGGGATGGAGCATCAAACTTCACTTCATTCAAGGAGAAGGAGAAGACCATCATCTCAGCGAGCCGAGTCGGTGAGTTTCCCAGTGAAGAATCATTCAGAGTGCAACTCTGACCGTAGCATTTCAAGATCTACATGTGCAGTGGAATTGAACAGGAAAACTAGTATGGAATTAGATAATGTCACAGTCTACAGCCAAGACACATCTGAATGTGATACAATAACGGTTGTCACAAATAGAAAATCAAACAAATGCAAGTCCACTAAAGTTTTAAAGGTTGATCAATGGCTTACCTTGCATAAGGATGAAGCTAGCATTAGTGGTTCTGTTCCAAGGAATAAATGGGTTTCAGACATTCCTCTCCCGGAGAAGAAACATAGGTCAAATAGAGAGAAAAAGACACATATATTATGCAATGACAAGGTATTTAAAAAGCAGAAGAAAGCTTCTTCGGAGGTAGCTGTTTCTCAAAGGGTGGAAGACAAACCACCAACACTAAAGGATTTATTTGCTGAGGAATCTAATTCTAGTTTCATTTGTCCACCTCAACCAACAATGTGCCTGTCAACAGGCCACCAACAAGAGTCACTTGATGGCTCTTTGATAGAGTACGGTCAAGGTGGCAGTCTTTCTCCGCCTGATTCTTGCTGCGATGGATCAGTACACTTCATTGATAATGAAGATGAATTCTACGGAACACCCATGGTTGAAGTAGTAGAAGACACTGAACACCGCCCCAACAGTTCCATGATGAAAAGTAGCAGCTATCTGCTTTCTCCGGATGATAGAATCAGCAACTCACAAGAAATTTTTGGTGTTCCGGCCAAAGCATTGGAGCCGGAACAGTACCACAAACAAGTGATGGCTACTGAAGTACACGGAAAGGAAGACATGGATGCCTCTTCTCAATCCTCACCACAAGAGATGAGACTAAATCTGTGCAGACCGAAATCTCAAAGAAGATTTTTTATAGATAACCTAAAACAAAAAGACCCAAGGATGATGACCCTCataaaatcacaagaaatttCAAAGAACCAAG GAGCATGTTGTTTGGTTAAACAGAAAGTTGAGAAATCATGGGCCATTGCACTTCTAGGATTGGGATTCCTCGACTTGGGGTTCAATCATGACTTCTTCTATGGTCTAATACGTTGA
- the LOC108467962 gene encoding kinesin-like protein KIN-14T isoform X2 yields MAKSIQNLGETIHSLLGFKSHLTSTWVKSVCEIVKKLPSGNEKDDESVAKEISKIKEEIAALTHCINQLNIQRRQLLHDLLDLKGNIRVFCRVRPFTLEESIGGGIGAVVALDTSNLLLKLGDNKTKRYTFDNVFQGSSQDGVFSEVEPVIKSVLDGYNACIFAYGQTGTGKTFTMEGTLDSPGIVPRTIETLFKQALDSNHTFLITFSMLEIYLGNLKDLLLPQATRATDPLPPCLSIQTDPKGGIGIENLVSIQVSDFNQALKLYRLGCQLRSTASTNSNTTSSRSHCMIRISMTCFDAPERRRETNKIWLVDLGGSERVVKTKAWGRRLDEGKAINLSLSALGDVIHALQRKKSHIPYRNSKLTQVLKDSLGEDSKTLMLVHVSPKEEDLCETICSLNFAARVKSVQLGHEESNEVRNQKEAAMKNLQQTNKKIEDERRYIREKIQILNHKLEELTRRGLPLGQQAEACHLSTELGPPSELDLTKNRTGNVRSQLPRFMRSTISSRTKIGMEHQTSLHSRRRRRPSSQRAESVSFPVKNHSECNSDRSISRSTCAVELNRKTSMELDNVTVYSQDTSECDTITVVTNRKSNKCKSTKVLKVDQWLTLHKDEASISGSVPRNKWVSDIPLPEKKHRSNREKKTHILCNDKVFKKQKKASSEVAVSQRVEDKPPTLKDLFAEESNSSFICPPQPTMCLSTGHQQESLDGSLIEYGQGGSLSPPDSCCDGSVHFIDNEDEFYGTPMVEVVEDTEHRPNSSMMKSSSYLLSPDDRISNSQEIFGVPAKALEPEQYHKQVMATEVHGKEDMDASSQSSPQEMRLNLCRPKSQRRFFIDNLKQKDPRMMTLIKSQEISKNQGACCLVKQKVEKSWAIALLGLGFLDLGFNHDFFYGLIR; encoded by the exons ATGGCA AAATCAATTCAGAATCTGGGGGAAACCATTCATTCACTGCTGGGATTTAAGTCACATCTAACTTCAACTTGGGTGAAGTCAGTTTGTGAGATAGTAAAGAAATTACCAAGTGGGAACGAAAAGGATGATGAATCAGTTGCAAAAGAAATTTCCAAGATAAAAG AAGAAATAGCTGCCTTAACCCACTGCATAAACCAATTGAACATACAGAGGAGGCAGTTGTTGCATGATTTGTTGGACTTGAAAG GGAACATCCGTGTATTTTGCCGAGTGCGGCCATTCACGTTGGAGGAAAGTATAGGAGGAGGTATAGGAGCTGTAGTAGCTTTGGATACAAGTAACCTCCTTTTAAAACTTGGTGATAACAAAACTAAAAGATATACATTTGACAATGTGTTCCAGGGTTCATCCCAAG ATGGAGTTTTCTCTGAAGTTGAGCCAGTCATCAAGTCAGTCCTCGACGGTTACAATGCCTGCATTTTTGCTTACGGTCAAACAGGAACCGGGAAAACCTTCACAATG GAAGGTACCTTGGATTCCCCAGGAATAGTGCCACGGACGATTGAGACTTTATTCAAGCAAGCACTGGATAGTAACCATACTTTCCTTATCACTTTCAGTATGCTTGAGATTTATTTAGGAAATCTCAAAGACTTGCTTCTACCGCAAGCTACCAGGGCAACAGATCCTTTGCCACCATG cCTTTCAATTCAAACAGATCCAAAGGGAGGAATTGGAATTGAGAACCTGGTTTCCATCCAAGTTAGCGACTTCAACCAAGCTTTGAAGCTGTATAGATTAGGATGCCAACTCAGGTCAACTGCTTCAACAAATTCAAACACAACTTCAAGTAGATCCCACTG CATGATTCGCATTTCGATGACTTGCTTCGATGCTCCTGAGAGGCGACGAGAAACGAATAAAATATGGTTAGTTGACCTTGGAGGAAGTGAGCGAGTTGTGAAGACCAAGGCATGGGGGAGAAGACTTGATGAAGGAAAAGCCATCAATTTGTCTCTTTCTGCTCTTGGAGATGTAATACATGCCCTTCAAAGGAAAAAAAGCCACATACCATACAG GAACAGCAAGCTGACACAAGTTCTTAAAGATTCCCTAG GTGAAGATTCAAAAACACTGATGCTAGTACATGTGAGTCCCAAAGAAGAAGATCTTTGTGAAACAATATGTTCATTAAATTTTGCTGCAAGGGTGAAAAGTGTTCAATTGGGGCATGAGGAGTCCAAT GAAGTAAGAAACCAGAAGGAAGCTGCTATGAAAAACCTGCAGCAGACGAATAAAAAGATTGAAGATGAACGACGATATATTAGAGAAAAGATCCAAATTTTGAACCACAAATTAGAAGAACTGACAAGGAGAGGTCTACCTTTGGGACAGCAAGCAGAGGCTTGTCATTTATCAACTGAACTAGGGCCACCTTCCGAGCTTGACTTGACCAAGAACAGGACTGGAAATGTCAGATCACAGCTGCCTAGATTTATGAGATCAACTATTAGCAGTAGAACAAAAATTGGGATGGAGCATCAAACTTCACTTCATTCAAGGAGAAGGAGAAGACCATCATCTCAGCGAGCCGAGTCGGTGAGTTTCCCAGTGAAGAATCATTCAGAGTGCAACTCTGACCGTAGCATTTCAAGATCTACATGTGCAGTGGAATTGAACAGGAAAACTAGTATGGAATTAGATAATGTCACAGTCTACAGCCAAGACACATCTGAATGTGATACAATAACGGTTGTCACAAATAGAAAATCAAACAAATGCAAGTCCACTAAAGTTTTAAAGGTTGATCAATGGCTTACCTTGCATAAGGATGAAGCTAGCATTAGTGGTTCTGTTCCAAGGAATAAATGGGTTTCAGACATTCCTCTCCCGGAGAAGAAACATAGGTCAAATAGAGAGAAAAAGACACATATATTATGCAATGACAAGGTATTTAAAAAGCAGAAGAAAGCTTCTTCGGAGGTAGCTGTTTCTCAAAGGGTGGAAGACAAACCACCAACACTAAAGGATTTATTTGCTGAGGAATCTAATTCTAGTTTCATTTGTCCACCTCAACCAACAATGTGCCTGTCAACAGGCCACCAACAAGAGTCACTTGATGGCTCTTTGATAGAGTACGGTCAAGGTGGCAGTCTTTCTCCGCCTGATTCTTGCTGCGATGGATCAGTACACTTCATTGATAATGAAGATGAATTCTACGGAACACCCATGGTTGAAGTAGTAGAAGACACTGAACACCGCCCCAACAGTTCCATGATGAAAAGTAGCAGCTATCTGCTTTCTCCGGATGATAGAATCAGCAACTCACAAGAAATTTTTGGTGTTCCGGCCAAAGCATTGGAGCCGGAACAGTACCACAAACAAGTGATGGCTACTGAAGTACACGGAAAGGAAGACATGGATGCCTCTTCTCAATCCTCACCACAAGAGATGAGACTAAATCTGTGCAGACCGAAATCTCAAAGAAGATTTTTTATAGATAACCTAAAACAAAAAGACCCAAGGATGATGACCCTCataaaatcacaagaaatttCAAAGAACCAAG GAGCATGTTGTTTGGTTAAACAGAAAGTTGAGAAATCATGGGCCATTGCACTTCTAGGATTGGGATTCCTCGACTTGGGGTTCAATCATGACTTCTTCTATGGTCTAATACGTTGA
- the LOC108467962 gene encoding kinesin-like protein KIN-14T isoform X1, with translation MAAMSSKKSIQNLGETIHSLLGFKSHLTSTWVKSVCEIVKKLPSGNEKDDESVAKEISKIKEEIAALTHCINQLNIQRRQLLHDLLDLKGNIRVFCRVRPFTLEESIGGGIGAVVALDTSNLLLKLGDNKTKRYTFDNVFQGSSQDGVFSEVEPVIKSVLDGYNACIFAYGQTGTGKTFTMEGTLDSPGIVPRTIETLFKQALDSNHTFLITFSMLEIYLGNLKDLLLPQATRATDPLPPCLSIQTDPKGGIGIENLVSIQVSDFNQALKLYRLGCQLRSTASTNSNTTSSRSHCMIRISMTCFDAPERRRETNKIWLVDLGGSERVVKTKAWGRRLDEGKAINLSLSALGDVIHALQRKKSHIPYRNSKLTQVLKDSLGEDSKTLMLVHVSPKEEDLCETICSLNFAARVKSVQLGHEESNEVRNQKEAAMKNLQQTNKKIEDERRYIREKIQILNHKLEELTRRGLPLGQQAEACHLSTELGPPSELDLTKNRTGNVRSQLPRFMRSTISSRTKIGMEHQTSLHSRRRRRPSSQRAESVSFPVKNHSECNSDRSISRSTCAVELNRKTSMELDNVTVYSQDTSECDTITVVTNRKSNKCKSTKVLKVDQWLTLHKDEASISGSVPRNKWVSDIPLPEKKHRSNREKKTHILCNDKVFKKQKKASSEVAVSQRVEDKPPTLKDLFAEESNSSFICPPQPTMCLSTGHQQESLDGSLIEYGQGGSLSPPDSCCDGSVHFIDNEDEFYGTPMVEVVEDTEHRPNSSMMKSSSYLLSPDDRISNSQEIFGVPAKALEPEQYHKQVMATEVHGKEDMDASSQSSPQEMRLNLCRPKSQRRFFIDNLKQKDPRMMTLIKSQEISKNQGACCLVKQKVEKSWAIALLGLGFLDLGFNHDFFYGLIR, from the exons ATGGCA GCCATGAGTTCAAAGAAATCAATTCAGAATCTGGGGGAAACCATTCATTCACTGCTGGGATTTAAGTCACATCTAACTTCAACTTGGGTGAAGTCAGTTTGTGAGATAGTAAAGAAATTACCAAGTGGGAACGAAAAGGATGATGAATCAGTTGCAAAAGAAATTTCCAAGATAAAAG AAGAAATAGCTGCCTTAACCCACTGCATAAACCAATTGAACATACAGAGGAGGCAGTTGTTGCATGATTTGTTGGACTTGAAAG GGAACATCCGTGTATTTTGCCGAGTGCGGCCATTCACGTTGGAGGAAAGTATAGGAGGAGGTATAGGAGCTGTAGTAGCTTTGGATACAAGTAACCTCCTTTTAAAACTTGGTGATAACAAAACTAAAAGATATACATTTGACAATGTGTTCCAGGGTTCATCCCAAG ATGGAGTTTTCTCTGAAGTTGAGCCAGTCATCAAGTCAGTCCTCGACGGTTACAATGCCTGCATTTTTGCTTACGGTCAAACAGGAACCGGGAAAACCTTCACAATG GAAGGTACCTTGGATTCCCCAGGAATAGTGCCACGGACGATTGAGACTTTATTCAAGCAAGCACTGGATAGTAACCATACTTTCCTTATCACTTTCAGTATGCTTGAGATTTATTTAGGAAATCTCAAAGACTTGCTTCTACCGCAAGCTACCAGGGCAACAGATCCTTTGCCACCATG cCTTTCAATTCAAACAGATCCAAAGGGAGGAATTGGAATTGAGAACCTGGTTTCCATCCAAGTTAGCGACTTCAACCAAGCTTTGAAGCTGTATAGATTAGGATGCCAACTCAGGTCAACTGCTTCAACAAATTCAAACACAACTTCAAGTAGATCCCACTG CATGATTCGCATTTCGATGACTTGCTTCGATGCTCCTGAGAGGCGACGAGAAACGAATAAAATATGGTTAGTTGACCTTGGAGGAAGTGAGCGAGTTGTGAAGACCAAGGCATGGGGGAGAAGACTTGATGAAGGAAAAGCCATCAATTTGTCTCTTTCTGCTCTTGGAGATGTAATACATGCCCTTCAAAGGAAAAAAAGCCACATACCATACAG GAACAGCAAGCTGACACAAGTTCTTAAAGATTCCCTAG GTGAAGATTCAAAAACACTGATGCTAGTACATGTGAGTCCCAAAGAAGAAGATCTTTGTGAAACAATATGTTCATTAAATTTTGCTGCAAGGGTGAAAAGTGTTCAATTGGGGCATGAGGAGTCCAAT GAAGTAAGAAACCAGAAGGAAGCTGCTATGAAAAACCTGCAGCAGACGAATAAAAAGATTGAAGATGAACGACGATATATTAGAGAAAAGATCCAAATTTTGAACCACAAATTAGAAGAACTGACAAGGAGAGGTCTACCTTTGGGACAGCAAGCAGAGGCTTGTCATTTATCAACTGAACTAGGGCCACCTTCCGAGCTTGACTTGACCAAGAACAGGACTGGAAATGTCAGATCACAGCTGCCTAGATTTATGAGATCAACTATTAGCAGTAGAACAAAAATTGGGATGGAGCATCAAACTTCACTTCATTCAAGGAGAAGGAGAAGACCATCATCTCAGCGAGCCGAGTCGGTGAGTTTCCCAGTGAAGAATCATTCAGAGTGCAACTCTGACCGTAGCATTTCAAGATCTACATGTGCAGTGGAATTGAACAGGAAAACTAGTATGGAATTAGATAATGTCACAGTCTACAGCCAAGACACATCTGAATGTGATACAATAACGGTTGTCACAAATAGAAAATCAAACAAATGCAAGTCCACTAAAGTTTTAAAGGTTGATCAATGGCTTACCTTGCATAAGGATGAAGCTAGCATTAGTGGTTCTGTTCCAAGGAATAAATGGGTTTCAGACATTCCTCTCCCGGAGAAGAAACATAGGTCAAATAGAGAGAAAAAGACACATATATTATGCAATGACAAGGTATTTAAAAAGCAGAAGAAAGCTTCTTCGGAGGTAGCTGTTTCTCAAAGGGTGGAAGACAAACCACCAACACTAAAGGATTTATTTGCTGAGGAATCTAATTCTAGTTTCATTTGTCCACCTCAACCAACAATGTGCCTGTCAACAGGCCACCAACAAGAGTCACTTGATGGCTCTTTGATAGAGTACGGTCAAGGTGGCAGTCTTTCTCCGCCTGATTCTTGCTGCGATGGATCAGTACACTTCATTGATAATGAAGATGAATTCTACGGAACACCCATGGTTGAAGTAGTAGAAGACACTGAACACCGCCCCAACAGTTCCATGATGAAAAGTAGCAGCTATCTGCTTTCTCCGGATGATAGAATCAGCAACTCACAAGAAATTTTTGGTGTTCCGGCCAAAGCATTGGAGCCGGAACAGTACCACAAACAAGTGATGGCTACTGAAGTACACGGAAAGGAAGACATGGATGCCTCTTCTCAATCCTCACCACAAGAGATGAGACTAAATCTGTGCAGACCGAAATCTCAAAGAAGATTTTTTATAGATAACCTAAAACAAAAAGACCCAAGGATGATGACCCTCataaaatcacaagaaatttCAAAGAACCAAG GAGCATGTTGTTTGGTTAAACAGAAAGTTGAGAAATCATGGGCCATTGCACTTCTAGGATTGGGATTCCTCGACTTGGGGTTCAATCATGACTTCTTCTATGGTCTAATACGTTGA